A genomic window from Sparus aurata chromosome 14, fSpaAur1.1, whole genome shotgun sequence includes:
- the LOC115595201 gene encoding amphoterin-induced protein 2-like, with the protein MSPTASQLFGKSNVGGGGCNPAAAALLLSLCLGFPPSVATCPPHCLCASDIISCSGRNLSTLPLDLPSYATRLDLSHNALTVLCVDWISQPVDRLATLVLSRNSISRVDVNAFAVTPHLLHLDLSSNRLTVLNSSVFTGLKELKELLLFGNQIIQINPGALSDLHSLQRLYLSGNRLMDFPLGLYWEPGGPRNLTFLDLSYNRISRVPVQNLLSLAQKGGIYLQENPLVCDCALLALLEYWMWKQYRPLVDFRGEYPCRDDSGLGSECSQQVASSVPLEEQTFQIEPGKWLQVPCPGLASPATTSPEVFWVTPRTVVNSSTNDPNSNLTVFPNGTLEIRSALMEDSGMYGCVTARGYHHHPSDPLEVRVEVGNVSTTSTSGVAHRSSAEHFNTAFTTLASCVVSIILVLLYLYLTPCRCREGRSGGARGCGGRAILLCSDPREAESGQRRSNGKRVAFLEPQAEDSDIGVPKTPAVNSGHATTEGILKNGSRTVGQTLTDPAHMA; encoded by the coding sequence ATGAGTCCCACTGCGTCACAGCTTTTCGGCAAGAGCAACGTTGGAGGCGGCGGTTGCAACCCTGCCGCTGCAGCCCTGctgctctccctctgtcttgGCTTCCCTCCCTCTGTGGCCACTTGCCCACCCCACTGCCTTTGTGCCAGTGATATAATTTCCTGCAGCGGGCGCAATCTGTCCACGCTGCCCCTTGATCTCCCAAGTTATGCCACACGGTTGGACCTGAGCCACAACGCCCTCACCGTCCTGTGTGTGGACTGGATTTCCCAACCGGTTGATCGGCTCGCCACGCTGGTTCTCAGCAGAAACTCCATCAGCCGAGTCGATGTGAATGCCTTCGCTGTGACGccgcacctcctccacctggacctctCTTCCAACCGACTGACAGTGCTGAACTCGTCCGTCTTCACTGGGTTGAAGGAACTgaaagagctgctgctgtttggcaACCAGATCATCCAGATTAACCCAGGGGCCCTCAGTGACCTCCACAGCCTGCAGAGGCTCTACCTTTCAGGGAACAGACTGATGGATTTCCCCCTTGGGCTTTATTGGGAACCAGGAGGTCCTCGCAATCTGACCTTTCTTGATCTATCCTACAACAGGATCTCCAGGGTTCCCGTCCAGAACTTGCTCTCTCTAGCCCAGAAAGGTGGAATTTATTTGCAGGAAAACCCTCTTGTCTGTGACTGTGCATTACTCGCCTTGCTGGAGTACTGGATGTGGAAACAGTATCGCCCCCTGGTGGACTTCAGAGGCGAATACCCTTGTAGAGATGATTCAGGACTAGGGTCTGAATGTAGCCAGCAGGTAGCATCAAGTGTGCCCCTTGAGGAACAGACTTTCCAAATAGAGCCTGGTAAATGGCTTCAAGTGCCATGTCCAGGGTTGGCTTCTCCAGCCACGACTAGCCCAGAGGTGTTCTGGGTCACTCCCAGGACTGTGGTGAATTCATCTACCAATGATCCCAACTCCAACCTTACAGTTTTCCCCAACGGTACCCTGGAAATCCGATCAGCCCTGATGGAGGACTCTGGTATGTATGGTTGTGTGACAGCCCGAGGgtaccaccaccaccccagtgACCCTCTTGAGGTCAGAGTTGAGGTCGGAAACGTAAGCACTACCTCCACCAGCGGCGTGGCGCACCGCAGCAGTGCCGAGCATTTCAACACAGCGTTCACCACCCTGGCTTCCTGCGTGGTCAGCATCATACTGGTGCTGCTGTACCTCTACCTCACTCCCTGTCGATGCCGGGAAGGCCGGAGCGGGGGGGCAAGAGGTTGCGGAGGACGAGCCATCCTCCTCTGTTCGGACCCGAGAGAGGCAGAGTCCGGACAGCGGCGGTCTAACGGAAAGAGGGTGGCTTTCTTGGAGCCTCAGGCAGAGGACTCTGATATTGGTGTCCCAAAAACACCAGCAGTGAACTCGGGTCATGCTACCACCGAGGGAATCCTCAAGAATGGAAGCAGGACAGTAGGACAGACCCTCACAGACCCCGCTCACATGGCATAG